The following coding sequences lie in one Pseudomonadota bacterium genomic window:
- a CDS encoding Plug domain-containing protein has translation MPFARSHVSCPGAFSAVLVVVVCWMPCVPPGLYAQVRTPPRVIELRPFSLPEGMAELPAEQLQATIVVDEHGVASIEQTDAPAPISRLMAEALSQGRFAPAHVDGKPVKARVKLRFGVAGAAPSPASVTVPKPAAPQPQPAREVLESPQIFEAVARLPRSPPTVRRLELVETRDLPGAFGDPFRVINSLPGVVPMFSGLPFVYVRGAPPAGTVYYYDEVQIPALFHLGVGPSVIHPHLLGPVDFYPGVPQARFGRRTGGVLAGRLPEPSGDAGWRGELELRALDVNGMVEVPLLGGRLFAAGRYGYPGLLLSLFSPNAYLSYADYQTRLELPLSPSDKLLLTWFGSHDAVGSGGPNSIPWRVALQFHRLEARLLRRRERFEFGGALQFGFDHSALNEAEVRAARIGSRLWAIWRLADRTRVRVGADMLAATGRIREDEGEIARERFLNRVFTSVTGRNMGGSYVELNLPLGQTVELDAGLRGDFWLSGSQLQRALEPRLTLSLRPRERFEVHAAAGLAHQPAVFLIPLPGVTDVALDSGLQRAVQAELGALLELDEELSLEVTGYLNSMSNAILPSLVIENADRCDPFGLLNQYNTVTDVDFCQERQGLPRARSLAYGVELFFKRPSRHRFSGWLAYTLGRAQARAPDGLRFTPQFDVRHVFNWVVRYRPTQAISVGTRLHVRSGRMASALVIQHKEPRLRKEQRLPAFARADAQMDYQWHTSWGRMQLSLEWFNLTAAAEPIGIDCNDRPRLGVEGPDAPPCSVNYAPKLLVPNLGLRGTF, from the coding sequence ATGCCATTCGCTAGGTCTCACGTTTCCTGCCCCGGCGCCTTCTCGGCTGTGCTGGTCGTGGTTGTGTGCTGGATGCCTTGCGTGCCGCCCGGGTTGTACGCGCAGGTACGCACCCCACCCAGGGTTATCGAGCTGCGCCCGTTCAGCCTGCCCGAGGGGATGGCCGAGCTGCCTGCCGAGCAGCTTCAGGCCACTATCGTGGTGGACGAGCACGGGGTGGCGTCAATCGAGCAGACCGACGCTCCCGCGCCGATTTCACGGCTGATGGCCGAGGCCCTCAGCCAGGGACGATTCGCCCCGGCGCACGTGGATGGCAAGCCCGTGAAGGCGCGCGTGAAGCTGCGTTTTGGTGTCGCGGGCGCGGCCCCGTCGCCAGCCTCCGTGACCGTACCCAAGCCCGCAGCGCCGCAGCCCCAGCCTGCGCGCGAAGTGCTTGAATCGCCCCAGATCTTCGAGGCTGTGGCACGCCTGCCGCGTTCGCCCCCGACCGTTCGCCGTCTCGAGCTTGTAGAGACGCGGGATCTCCCTGGTGCCTTTGGTGATCCGTTCCGTGTAATCAACAGCCTGCCGGGCGTGGTGCCCATGTTCAGCGGCTTGCCGTTCGTGTACGTCCGTGGGGCGCCTCCGGCGGGCACGGTCTACTACTACGATGAGGTCCAGATCCCGGCCCTGTTTCATCTCGGCGTGGGCCCGTCGGTGATCCATCCACACCTGCTCGGTCCCGTGGACTTCTATCCGGGCGTCCCCCAAGCTCGCTTCGGCCGCCGAACCGGTGGGGTGCTTGCCGGCAGGCTGCCCGAGCCAAGCGGCGATGCAGGCTGGCGCGGGGAGCTCGAGCTCCGGGCCCTTGACGTGAACGGCATGGTCGAAGTTCCACTGCTCGGGGGACGCCTGTTCGCTGCCGGCCGCTACGGCTATCCGGGCCTGCTGCTTTCACTGTTCAGTCCAAACGCATACTTGAGCTACGCGGACTACCAGACGCGCTTGGAGCTACCGTTGAGCCCGAGCGACAAGCTGCTGTTGACTTGGTTTGGGTCCCACGATGCCGTGGGAAGCGGTGGCCCAAACAGCATCCCTTGGCGGGTAGCGCTGCAATTCCACCGTCTCGAAGCGCGCTTGCTTCGGCGCCGGGAGCGCTTCGAATTCGGGGGTGCCTTGCAGTTTGGCTTCGATCACTCGGCGCTCAACGAAGCGGAAGTCAGGGCCGCACGCATCGGCTCGCGCCTGTGGGCTATCTGGCGCCTGGCGGATCGCACGCGCGTGCGGGTGGGAGCCGACATGCTGGCTGCGACCGGTCGCATCCGCGAGGACGAAGGCGAAATCGCGCGCGAGCGGTTCCTCAATCGCGTATTCACGAGCGTGACCGGACGCAACATGGGCGGGAGCTACGTGGAGCTCAACCTGCCCCTTGGACAAACCGTCGAGCTCGACGCCGGCCTACGTGGCGACTTTTGGCTTAGCGGCTCGCAGCTGCAGCGAGCGCTCGAGCCCCGGTTGACGCTCAGCCTGCGGCCCCGGGAGCGTTTCGAGGTGCACGCGGCGGCGGGCCTGGCACACCAACCCGCCGTGTTCCTGATCCCGCTGCCAGGCGTGACGGATGTCGCACTTGACTCGGGTTTACAGCGAGCGGTGCAAGCCGAGCTGGGGGCCCTGCTCGAGCTTGACGAGGAGCTCAGCCTCGAGGTCACCGGCTACCTGAACTCCATGTCCAACGCCATCCTGCCGAGCCTAGTAATCGAGAACGCCGACCGCTGCGATCCCTTTGGCCTGCTGAACCAATACAATACTGTGACCGATGTCGACTTCTGTCAGGAGCGCCAGGGACTGCCGCGAGCGCGTTCCTTGGCCTATGGGGTCGAGCTGTTCTTCAAGCGCCCGAGCCGGCATCGGTTTTCGGGTTGGCTGGCCTACACCTTGGGACGCGCACAGGCCCGCGCCCCGGACGGGTTGCGCTTTACGCCGCAGTTTGACGTGCGTCACGTCTTCAATTGGGTGGTTCGCTATAGGCCGACGCAAGCCATCAGCGTTGGCACGCGCTTGCATGTGCGCTCAGGGCGTATGGCGTCGGCGCTGGTGATTCAGCATAAAGAACCGCGCTTGCGCAAGGAGCAACGCTTGCCTGCGTTTGCTCGTGCCGACGCGCAGATGGACTACCAGTGGCACACGAGCTGGGGGCGGATGCAGCTGTCGTTGGAGTGGTTCAACCTAACCGCCGCAGCCGAACCGATCGGAATCGATTGCAACGATCGCCCAAGGTTGGGTGTGGAGGGTCCAGACGCCCCCCCATGCAGCGTCAACTATGCGCCGAAGCTTCTGGTGCCCAACCTGGGGTTGCGCGGCACCTTCTAG
- the rpsI gene encoding 30S ribosomal protein S9 → MTHRTVHGRAYGTGRRKTAIARVFLRPGSGQIIVNGRSVEEYFRRETSRMIIVQPFESIDKSNGFDVVCTVRGGGLGGQAEAVRNGISRALLGVDPEHRGPLKKSGFLTRDSRKKERKKPGQPGARKKFQYSKR, encoded by the coding sequence ATGACCCATCGCACTGTCCATGGGAGGGCGTACGGCACGGGGCGCCGCAAGACGGCGATCGCGAGGGTGTTTCTCCGGCCGGGCAGCGGCCAGATCATCGTCAATGGTCGCAGCGTCGAGGAGTACTTCCGGCGCGAGACATCCCGGATGATCATTGTGCAGCCCTTCGAGAGCATAGACAAGAGCAACGGCTTTGACGTCGTGTGCACGGTACGTGGAGGAGGCTTGGGTGGCCAGGCCGAAGCGGTCCGGAACGGGATTTCCAGGGCCCTGCTGGGGGTCGATCCAGAACACCGTGGCCCCCTGAAGAAGTCAGGCTTCCTCACGCGCGATTCGCGGAAAAAGGAGCGCAAGAAGCCCGGGCAGCCCGGCGCGCGCAAGAAGTTCCAGTATTCGAAGCGCTAG
- the rplM gene encoding 50S ribosomal protein L13 — MGTYGAKPREIERRWLLIDAAGRPLGRLASIVAGLLRGKHKPVYTPHVDTGDFVVVINADKVKLTGSKLAQKHYQRHSGIPGGFRSEPYAWLMARKPTLAIELAVRGMLPKTRLGRRLRRKLKVYAGPLHPHAAQQPTSIDPSAGPVPAAVVAPRKSSAAPQ; from the coding sequence ATGGGCACATATGGTGCCAAGCCCCGTGAGATAGAGCGGCGCTGGCTGTTGATCGACGCTGCCGGCCGGCCGTTGGGTCGACTGGCTTCGATCGTGGCCGGCTTGCTTCGCGGCAAGCACAAGCCCGTCTACACTCCGCACGTCGATACGGGAGACTTCGTTGTCGTCATCAATGCCGACAAGGTGAAACTCACCGGCAGCAAGCTGGCGCAAAAGCACTACCAGCGGCATTCGGGGATTCCCGGTGGCTTCCGGTCGGAGCCCTACGCGTGGCTCATGGCGCGCAAGCCTACCTTGGCCATCGAGCTTGCCGTGCGTGGTATGCTCCCCAAGACTCGTCTCGGCCGAAGGCTGCGCCGCAAGCTAAAGGTGTACGCCGGACCGCTTCATCCACATGCAGCGCAGCAGCCCACGTCGATCGATCCAAGTGCCGGCCCGGTGCCGGCTGCAGTCGTGGCGCCGCGGAAATCCTCCGCGGCCCCCCAGTAG
- a CDS encoding 1-acyl-sn-glycerol-3-phosphate acyltransferase, whose amino-acid sequence MESPLHALEQAYRVAAEPVHDSAQKAPASVTPGKPYAPNPTLRWFYDRFFSHIEVDESWSAAVRDAAARGTVVYVMRSISFLDFLCLDYLVKQLNLPLVRFANDLGLWLLEPFGKGRRRWLRRRQIPEDRALRATLLDEHSALIFLRRPPGFARRPRRGERLDLDLIRVLVATQRASDRPILLVPQTFVWHKLPRGGPNTLLDLVFGPSEWPGRVRVLLQFLRNYRHALLRSGEAFDLRDFLSSHHELSDQQAADKIRWAMLRRIERERTIVLGPRKKTPERLREELLRSPRLRGQLAAVSRANPPSQGTMAEAEKILRKLAAAPDPLVLALWHRALDYVWNRLYHGMEIDRDGLRRIREASRHGTLILLPTHKSHVDYLVLSDLFYSNDLWPPLVAAGDNLGFWPLGVVLRRAGAFFIRRSIKGQRLYSIVLESYVRKLLQEGFTIELFMEGGRSRTGQMLPPKLGLVSMIVDAALGLRARRVFFVPISIGYESVIEERAYLDELSGKEKVRENLAGLVRSSRLLRSDYGRLYVQFGEIVELADSVRAVAGLPAGAAAPTSLSPKQRRTLVQSITHRAMHEIQRVTVVTPASLVAAALLSHRRRAMAHRELVFTASRLLQSAQRFGARMTDPVTNADGNLNQRAVEEAVSLFTRRRLLVRAGLGQAARYRVPDDKRIVLEYYKNNILHFYTANALLATAMRAARAEPVQEATLERRFLLLCDIFRYESVAPPDQAPSERFRVTLDQTLARGEAERQGQLLRPGAGQAGAALELHAELLRSYLESYRLTLQACRLLLEGDMTKKEWLRRTLALGEKSHLAGELECREALSRIKLDNALKALHDQGVLRMRSGGVLQLALGSNAADDLQQHEDAVARFLV is encoded by the coding sequence GTGGAAAGCCCGCTTCACGCTTTGGAGCAGGCCTATCGCGTCGCTGCCGAGCCCGTGCATGACTCAGCACAAAAAGCCCCTGCCAGCGTAACCCCAGGCAAGCCCTACGCACCCAACCCGACGCTGCGCTGGTTTTACGATCGCTTCTTCTCGCACATAGAAGTCGACGAGAGCTGGAGCGCGGCGGTCCGTGACGCCGCCGCGAGAGGCACCGTGGTCTACGTGATGCGGTCCATCTCCTTCCTCGACTTCCTGTGCCTGGACTACCTGGTCAAACAGCTGAACTTGCCGCTCGTACGTTTTGCCAACGACCTGGGTCTGTGGCTTCTGGAACCCTTCGGCAAGGGCCGGCGCCGCTGGCTGCGCCGCCGTCAGATCCCCGAGGATCGCGCACTCAGAGCTACGCTGCTGGATGAGCACAGCGCCTTGATATTCCTGCGCCGACCGCCGGGCTTTGCGCGCAGGCCCCGGCGAGGCGAGCGCCTGGATCTCGACCTGATTCGCGTGCTGGTAGCGACTCAGCGCGCGAGCGACCGACCGATCCTGCTGGTTCCACAGACCTTCGTGTGGCACAAGCTGCCGCGCGGCGGCCCCAATACGCTGCTGGACCTGGTCTTTGGACCGAGCGAGTGGCCGGGCCGGGTCCGCGTGCTGCTGCAATTCCTGCGCAACTACCGGCACGCCCTACTGCGCTCAGGCGAGGCGTTCGACTTGCGAGACTTCCTGAGCAGCCATCATGAGCTGTCTGACCAGCAAGCCGCGGACAAGATCCGCTGGGCAATGCTGCGGCGCATCGAACGAGAACGAACCATCGTGCTTGGCCCGCGCAAGAAGACCCCGGAACGGCTACGCGAGGAACTGTTGCGCAGCCCCCGCCTGCGAGGTCAGCTTGCGGCGGTTTCACGCGCGAACCCGCCTTCGCAAGGGACCATGGCGGAAGCAGAGAAGATCCTGCGCAAGCTGGCTGCGGCTCCCGATCCGCTGGTGCTCGCGCTATGGCACCGAGCACTGGACTACGTTTGGAACCGCCTGTACCACGGCATGGAGATAGACAGGGACGGGCTACGCAGAATCCGGGAAGCTTCTCGGCACGGAACCCTCATTCTGCTGCCGACACACAAGAGTCACGTCGACTACCTCGTGCTCAGCGATCTGTTCTACAGCAACGATCTGTGGCCGCCACTGGTTGCCGCAGGGGACAACCTCGGCTTCTGGCCACTGGGCGTGGTCCTGCGCAGGGCTGGCGCTTTCTTCATCCGGCGCTCGATCAAAGGTCAGAGGCTCTACAGCATCGTGCTCGAGTCCTACGTCCGAAAGCTCCTCCAGGAAGGCTTCACGATCGAGCTGTTCATGGAAGGGGGGCGCTCGCGCACCGGACAAATGCTGCCACCGAAACTGGGACTCGTCTCGATGATCGTGGACGCCGCACTGGGACTTCGAGCGCGACGCGTGTTCTTCGTGCCGATCTCGATCGGCTACGAGAGTGTGATCGAGGAGCGAGCCTATCTGGATGAGCTGAGCGGGAAGGAGAAAGTGCGCGAGAACCTCGCAGGTTTGGTGCGCTCGTCGCGCCTGCTGCGATCCGACTACGGACGGCTCTACGTTCAGTTCGGCGAGATAGTGGAGCTCGCAGACAGCGTCCGAGCCGTCGCGGGATTACCGGCCGGCGCTGCTGCCCCCACCAGCCTGTCACCGAAACAGCGACGGACGCTCGTGCAGAGCATCACGCACCGGGCAATGCACGAGATTCAGCGTGTGACCGTGGTCACTCCCGCATCGCTCGTTGCCGCGGCACTGCTGTCTCACAGGCGACGTGCCATGGCGCACCGAGAGCTCGTGTTCACCGCTTCACGTCTACTGCAGTCCGCCCAACGCTTCGGCGCCCGCATGACCGATCCGGTGACCAATGCCGACGGGAACCTGAATCAACGGGCCGTGGAGGAGGCAGTCAGCCTGTTTACGCGCCGCAGGCTGCTCGTGCGAGCTGGCCTGGGTCAAGCTGCACGCTACCGCGTTCCGGACGACAAGCGCATCGTGCTCGAGTACTACAAAAACAACATCCTGCATTTCTATACGGCCAATGCATTGCTGGCTACGGCCATGCGGGCCGCGCGCGCCGAGCCGGTGCAAGAGGCAACACTCGAACGTCGGTTCCTTCTCCTATGCGACATTTTCCGCTACGAGTCCGTCGCGCCACCCGACCAGGCGCCCTCCGAGCGCTTCCGAGTGACACTCGACCAGACGCTGGCTAGAGGCGAGGCAGAGCGTCAGGGACAGCTGCTAAGGCCCGGAGCCGGTCAAGCAGGAGCGGCCCTGGAGCTGCACGCGGAACTGCTCCGCAGCTACCTCGAGAGCTACCGGCTTACACTGCAGGCATGCAGGCTGTTGCTTGAGGGGGACATGACGAAAAAGGAATGGCTGCGCCGCACGCTTGCACTCGGTGAGAAGAGCCATCTTGCCGGAGAGCTGGAATGCCGCGAAGCGCTGTCGCGAATCAAGTTGGACAACGCGCTCAAGGCGCTCCACGATCAGGGAGTGTTGCGCATGAGGAGCGGCGGTGTGCTCCAATTGGCACTCGGTTCGAATGCAGCCGATGACCTGCAACAACACGAAGACGCCGTGGCACGGTTCCTGGTTTGA
- the rapZ gene encoding RNase adapter RapZ, with protein MRASSLSKLHLFVVTGLSGAGRSTALRLMEDLGYFCVDNIPPALVPQLVNMLASEPSFGRVCLGIDVRTGAFWRDTEGALSALKQGGHDVEVLFLECSEGTLVQRFSETRRTHPLAKKGDLLGAIRDERERLASLRAQSRQVLDTSRMSVHDLRRHLVDHVARGQQRCRMLVRIVSFGYRYGLPVDADVVFDLRHLPNPYFVPELRDTSGSDEATARFVLGAPETAELLAGVAGLLTKTLPRYEREGKAYLTVALGCTGGRHRSVAFAEELARRLGDAREVSVAHRDVDRSGR; from the coding sequence ATGCGGGCTAGTTCCCTCTCCAAGCTGCACCTTTTTGTGGTCACGGGCCTGTCCGGGGCAGGACGCAGCACCGCGCTGCGGCTGATGGAGGACCTGGGCTACTTCTGCGTCGACAATATCCCCCCTGCCCTGGTCCCCCAGCTGGTGAACATGCTCGCATCGGAGCCGAGCTTCGGGCGTGTCTGCCTGGGTATCGACGTGCGAACCGGGGCGTTTTGGCGCGATACCGAGGGAGCGCTGAGCGCTCTGAAACAGGGGGGTCACGACGTGGAAGTCCTCTTCCTCGAGTGCAGCGAGGGGACCTTGGTGCAACGTTTTAGCGAGACTCGGCGGACCCATCCCTTGGCAAAGAAGGGCGATCTGCTCGGTGCGATTCGCGACGAGCGCGAGCGATTGGCGTCGCTGCGCGCGCAGTCGCGTCAGGTGCTCGACACGAGTCGTATGTCGGTGCACGATCTCAGACGCCATTTGGTGGATCATGTGGCGCGGGGTCAGCAGCGCTGTCGCATGCTGGTGCGCATCGTGTCGTTCGGCTATCGCTACGGCCTGCCGGTAGATGCCGACGTGGTGTTCGATCTGCGCCACCTGCCCAATCCCTACTTCGTCCCCGAGCTGCGAGACACGAGTGGAAGCGACGAGGCCACCGCCCGCTTCGTGCTCGGCGCGCCGGAGACCGCGGAGCTGCTCGCAGGTGTAGCGGGCCTGCTAACAAAGACGTTGCCTCGCTACGAGCGCGAGGGCAAAGCGTACCTGACGGTCGCCCTGGGCTGCACGGGCGGCCGTCACCGGTCTGTCGCCTTTGCGGAAGAGCTCGCTCGGCGCCTCGGCGATGCGCGGGAGGTTAGCGTGGCTCATCGCGATGTGGACCGATCGGGCCGCTAG